The following coding sequences lie in one Chlorocebus sabaeus isolate Y175 chromosome 29, mChlSab1.0.hap1, whole genome shotgun sequence genomic window:
- the SLC39A2 gene encoding zinc transporter ZIP2 encodes MEQLLGIKLGCLFALLALTLGCGLTPICFKWFQIDAARGHHRRVLRLLGCISAGVFLGAGLMHMTAEALEEIESQIQKFVVQNRSTSERNSSGDADSAHMEYPYGELIISLGFFFIFFLESLALQCCPGAARGSTVQEEEWGGAHIFELHSHGHLPSPSKSPLRALVLLLSLSFHSVFEGLAVGLQPTVAATVQLCLAVLAHKGLVVFGVGMRLVQLGTRSRWAVFSILLLALMSPLGLAVGLAVTERDSEGGRGLAQAVLEGVAAGTFLYVTFLEILPRELASPEAPLAKWSCVAAGFAFMAFIALWA; translated from the exons ATGGAGCAACTACTAGGAATAAAACTTGGCTGCCTGTTTGCCCTGTTGGCTCTCACTCTGGGCTGTGGCCTTACTCCCATCTGCTTCAAATGGTTCCAGATTGATGCAGCCAGAG GTCATCACCGGCGAgtcctcagactcctgggctgtATTTCTGCTGGTGTTTTCCTGGGAGCAGGGCTCATGCATATGACTGCTGAAGCCCTGGAGGAAATTGAATCACAGATTCAGAAGTTCGTGGTGCAG AACAGATCAACAAGTGAGAGAAATTCTTCTGGTGATGCTGATTCGGCTCAT aTGGAGTATCCTTATGGAGAGCTCATCATCTCCCTGGGcttcttttttatcttctttttggaGTCGCTGGCATTGCAGTGCTGTCCTGGGGCTGCTAGAGGATCAACAGTGCAGGAGGAAGAATGGGGTGGGGCTCATATCTTCGAACTCCACAGCCATGGACATTTACCCTCACCCTCAAAGAGTCCCCTCCGAGCCCTTGTCCTCTTGCTCTCACTCTCCTTTCATTCAGTGTTTGAAGGGCTAGCTGTGGGGCTGCAGCCGACAGTAGCAGCTACCGTGCAGCTCTGCCTTGCTGTCCTGGCTCATAAGGGGCTTGTGGTGTTTGGTGTGGGAATGCGGCTAGTGCAGTTAGGTACCAGGTCACGATGggcagtgttctccatactattattAGCTCTCATGTCCCCCCTGGGCCTAGCCGTGGGGCTGGCTGTGACTGAAAGGGACTCTGAAGGAGGGCGGGGCTTAGCCCAGGCTGTGTTAGAGGGTGTGGCGGCTGGCACCTTCCTGTATGTCACCTTCCTAGAAATTCTTCCACGGGAGCTAGCTAGTCCTGAGGCCCCTCTAGCTAAGTGGAGCTGTGTAGCTGCTGGTTTTGCCTTCATGGCCTTTATTGCCTTATGGGCCTGA
- the METTL17 gene encoding ribosome assembly protein METTL17, mitochondrial: MAGALKSQLILGRWCPGLGVAPHARALAALVPGVTQIDNKSDFLQKRPHRQHPGILNLPHVRLPQALAKGAQLLLLENVGPTMENQVQTLTSYLWSRHLPVEPEELQRRARHFEKKFLENPDLCQTEEKLRGAVLHALRKTTYHWQELSYTEGLSLVYMAARLDGGFAAVSRAFHEIRARNPAFQPQTLMDFGSGTGSVTWAANSIWGQSLREYMCVDKSTAMLALAEKLLKGGSESGEPYIPGVFFRQFLPVSPKVQFDVVVSAFSLSELPSRADRTEVVQTLWRKTGHFLVLVENGTKAGHRLLMEARDLVLKGTEKSPLDPRPSFVFAPCPHELACPQLTTSRPLACSFSQAYHPIPFRWNKKPKEEKFSMVILARGSPEEANRWPRITQPVLRRPRHVHCHLCCPDGHMQHAVITARRHGRDLYRCARVSSWGDLLPVLTPSAFPPSTAQDPSES; the protein is encoded by the exons ATGGCTGGGGCACTGAAGTCTCAACTGATACTAGGAAGATGGTGCCCCGGCCTTGGAGTAGCTCCCCACGCCCGG GCGCTCGCCGCACTAGTACCTGGAGTGACACAGATAGATAACAAGTCCGATTTCCTGCAGAAGAGGCCTCATCGCCAGCACCCTGGCATCCTAAACCTACCGCACGTGCGGCTGCCACAGGCACTGGCTAAGGGTGCCCAGTTACTGCTACTTG AGAATGTTGGGCCCACTATGGAGAATCAGGTGCAAACACTGACCAGTTATCTCTGGAGCAGACATTTGCCTGTGGAGCCAGAGGAGTTGCAAAGACGGGCTAGGCATTTTGAGAAGAAATTCCTGGAAAACCCAG ACTTATGTCAGACAGAGGAGAAACTTCGTGGAGCGGTGCTACATGCACTACGTAAAACTACCTACCATTGGCAAGAGCTGAG CTACACTGAGGGACTGAGCCTGGTGTATATGGCAGCAAGACTGGATGGTGGCTTTGCAGCAGTCTCCAGAGCATTCCATGAG ATCCGGGCTCGAAATCCAGCATTTCAGCCACAAACTTTGATGGACTTTGGCTCGGGTACTGGTTCTGTCACCTG GGCTGCTAACAGTATTTGGGGCCAGAGCCTacgtgaatatatgtgtgtggacAAATCAACTGCCATGTTGGCTTTGGCAGAGAAACTACTGAAAG GTGGTTCAGAATCTGGGGAGCCTTATATTCCAGGTGTCTTTTTCAGACAGTTTCTACCTGTATCACCCAAG GTGCAGTTTGATGTAGTAGTATCAGCCTTTTCCTTAAGTGAACTGCCCAGCAGGGCTGACCGCACTGAGGTAGTTCAAACCTTATGGCGTAAGACAGGTCATTTCCTG GTACTGGTGGAGAATGGAACAAAAGCTGGGCACAGACTTCTCATGGAAGCCAGGGATCTGGTCCTTAAG GGAACAGAGAAGTCACCTTTGGACCCTCGACCTAGTTTTGTCTTTGCCCCG TGTCCCCATGAACTCGCTTGTCCCCAGTTGACAACCTCTAGGCCACTGGCCTGTAGCTTCTCACAGGCGTACCATCCCATCCCCTTCCGCTGG AACAAGAAACCAAAGGAAGAAAAGTTCTCTATGGTGATCCTTGCTCGGGGGTCTCCAGAGGAGGCTAATCGCTGGCCCCGTATCACTCAGCCTGTCCTTAGACGACCTCGCCATGTGCATTGTCACTTGTGCTGTCCAGATGGGCATATGCAGCATGCTGTGATCACAGCCCGCCGGCATGGCAG GGATTTGTATCGTTGTGCCCGTGTCAGCTCCTGGGGAGATCTTTTACCTGTGCTTACTCCATCTGCGTTTCCTCCATCCACTGCTCAAGATCCCTCTGAGAGTTGA